In the Temnothorax longispinosus isolate EJ_2023e unplaced genomic scaffold, Tlon_JGU_v1 HiC_scaffold_24, whole genome shotgun sequence genome, one interval contains:
- the LOC139823990 gene encoding uncharacterized protein has product MSQQIEIENEIIAIAADLSSSSTNTSSSSNIFDDSISEIMNSTNESGASFSSEEAEDEILFPLYQLLIQGRRRSKVQGFLDTVHLYSDTVFKEHFRLQRRTAYLQIDMLQQSDFIPSHSFGMRKISAEWSFLIFLWYVANTEPLRTLGDRFDVSISSIFRVIRRVVEWLLSRLDEEIKWPDGNDAILVTSQKFETKRGIRKCIGAIDGTHIAIRQPVDHPRDYCNRKRFFSIVLQGVVDADMKFTNIYCGEPGSLHDARVLRRSLLYDTAQNNMETIFPNKTCIIGDSAYPLLPWLVPPFRDNGHLTAQQSEFNFLHSSTRMAVERAFGYLKGRFRRLRFLELLDIQFIPKLITAVCIMHNIAIKEYDENEFFADDINVDNAADDNYEINNLHVNRNRNEMIDRRMQMFRELFPE; this is encoded by the exons ATGTCACAACagatagaaatagaaaacgaAATAATAGCGATTGCTGCAGATCTGTCGTCCAGCTCTACTAATACCAGTTCAAGTTCAAATATTTTCGACGACAGCATTAGTGAGATAATGAACTCCACTAACGAATCTGGTGCATCTTTTTCAAGCGAAGAAGCTGAAGATGAAATACTGTTTCCATTATATCAACTTCTTATACAGGGAAGAAGACGTAGCAAAGTTCAAGGCTTCCTCGATACTGTCCACTTATATAGTGATACTGTATTTAAGGAACACTTTAGATTACAGCGACGTACAGCATATCTTCAAATAG aCATGTTGCAGCAGAGCGATTTTATCCCATCTCATTCTTTTGGTATGCGTAAAATATCTGCTGAGTGGAGTTTCCTTATATTTCTTTGGTATGTCGCAAATACTGAGCCATTGCGAACTTTGGGAGATAGATTCGATGTATCtatatcttcaatttttcgtgTAATACGTCGTGTTGTGGAATGGCTATTGTCAAGACTGGACGAAGAGATAAAGTGGCCAGATGGAAATGACGCCATCCTTGTAACATCGCAAAAATTCGAGACAAAACGAGGTATAAGAAAATGTATCGGAGCAATAGACGGTACACATATCGCCATTCGACAGCCTGTTGATCACCCTAGAGACTATTGCAACCGGAAAAGGTTCTTCTCTATAGTATTACAAGGTGTTGTAGATGCAGATATGAAGTTCACGAACATTTACTGTGGAGAGCCGGGTTCGTTGCATGATGCCCGTGTTTTAAGAAGGTCATTACTTTATGATACTGCTCAAAATAACATGGAAACTATTTTCCCTAATAAAACGTGTATAATAGGAGATTCAGCCTACCCATTGCTACCGTGGCTCGTACCACCATTCAGAGATAACGGTCATTTAACAGCACAACAGTCTGAATTCAATTTCTTGCACTCTTCGACACGGATGGCAGTAGAGAGAGCGTTTGGCTACTTGAAAGGACGTTTCCGTCgtttaagatttttagaatTACTTGATATTCAATTCATCCCAAAATTAATAACAGCCGTTTGTATTATGCATAACATTGCTATAAAAGAATATGATGAGAACGAATTCTTTGCTGATGACATTAATGTAGATAATGCCGCGGACGACAattacgaaattaataatttacatgttAATAGAAATAGGAACGAAATGATAGATCGAAGAATGCAGATGTTTCGCGAGCTGTTTCCAGAATAG
- the LOC139824022 gene encoding uncharacterized protein, with amino-acid sequence MTLCLQLNLNGNKEAQDLLVHHSREMGAAVCAISEPARTHSPYQLWFHSHDHLAAIFVNNRVTAHPATLEARGRHCVLVRLGEIYILSCYISPNVDFPTFSDFLEELSNICFCVAHNNRLIICGDFNTHSVSWGSNTSNVRGEALKELASQLDWRLMNQGNYPTSGPPNSHINLHDQYLWCPLRYMFPRKIELNINMASN; translated from the coding sequence ATGACTCTGTGTCTCCAACTAAATCTTAACGGTAACAAGGAGGCTCAGGACCTCCTTGTTCACCACTCAAGGGAAATGGGGGCTGCCGTTTGCGCGATATCCGAACCTGCCCGAACGCATAGCCCATACCAACTATGGTTTCACAGCCACGACCACCTCGCGGCCATCTTTGTTAATAATAGGGTCACCGCACACCCTGCCACGTTGGAGGCCCGTGGTAGGCATTGCGTACTGGTCAGATTGGGAGAgatttatattctttcatGTTACATCTCTCCCAACGTTGATTTTCCGACATTCTCAGACTTCTTGGAGGAGTTATCCAACATTTGCTTCTGCGTAGCACATAATAACAGGCTCATCATCTGCGGAGACTTCAATACCCACTCTGTTTCTTGGGGTTCGAACACCTCTAACGTCAGGGGCGAGGCTCTCAAAGAACTTGCGTCACAACTCGACTGGAGATTGATGAATCAGGGAAATTACCCTACCTCAGGGCCTCCAAACTCCCATATAAATTTGCATGACCAGTATTTGTGGTGCCCTCTGAGATATATGTTCCCCcgtaaaatagaattaaatatcaatatggCGTCAAATTAA